In Acidobacteriota bacterium, the following proteins share a genomic window:
- a CDS encoding sigma-54 dependent transcriptional regulator, whose amino-acid sequence MAASSPNRVLVVDDEDVIRDVLGTMLERRGGYDVHLARNGDEALAHLASHSVDVVLVDLMLPGIDGLDLLRQIKSDDPTREVIMMTAHGSVETAVEAMKNGAFHYLTKPFQNEEVILLVETALTQRRLRLENIGLRRALADRHREGRLVGRSPAMQALFRTIEQVAPARATVLISGESGTGKELTAEAIHRRSDRAAAPFIIVNGSNIPADLLESQLFGHARGAFTGADRARRGLFEAAGGGTLFFDEISTIPLPVQAKLLRVLQEKEFLPLGSVKPVKVDVRILAATNEDLGELVARGEFREDLFYRLNVISLQLPPLRERREDIPLLVEHFLAQLGDEHRRPGLRLAPETLHALVQYGWPGNVRQLRNSIERMVLLARDEILGPELLPEEFRQASPVSALPLPEGRTFQHAVEDYERSLIRWALDEGGGVQRRAAEILGMKPSTLSERMKRLGIR is encoded by the coding sequence GTGGCCGCTTCCTCTCCCAACCGGGTGCTCGTCGTCGACGACGAAGACGTGATCCGCGACGTCCTCGGCACGATGCTCGAGCGCCGGGGGGGCTACGACGTGCACCTGGCCCGGAACGGGGACGAGGCCCTGGCGCACCTGGCCAGTCACAGCGTCGACGTGGTCCTGGTGGACCTGATGCTCCCGGGCATCGACGGGCTGGACCTGCTGCGGCAGATCAAGTCCGACGACCCTACCCGGGAGGTCATCATGATGACCGCCCACGGCTCGGTGGAAACCGCGGTCGAGGCGATGAAAAACGGTGCCTTCCACTACCTGACCAAGCCGTTCCAGAACGAGGAGGTGATTCTCCTGGTGGAAACGGCGCTGACCCAGCGCCGGCTGCGTCTCGAGAACATCGGCCTGCGTCGGGCTTTGGCCGACCGGCACCGGGAAGGGCGCCTGGTCGGGCGATCGCCGGCGATGCAGGCGCTTTTCCGGACCATCGAACAGGTGGCGCCGGCTCGCGCCACCGTGCTGATCAGCGGCGAGAGCGGTACGGGAAAGGAACTGACCGCCGAGGCGATCCACCGGCGCAGTGACCGGGCCGCGGCGCCTTTCATCATCGTCAACGGTTCGAATATTCCTGCCGATCTGCTCGAATCCCAGCTTTTCGGGCACGCCCGCGGGGCGTTTACGGGGGCGGATCGGGCGCGCCGGGGGTTGTTCGAGGCGGCGGGGGGAGGAACCCTCTTCTTCGACGAGATCAGCACCATCCCCCTGCCGGTGCAGGCCAAGTTGCTGAGGGTGCTCCAGGAAAAGGAGTTTCTGCCGCTGGGTTCGGTCAAGCCGGTCAAGGTCGACGTGCGCATCCTGGCCGCGACCAACGAAGACCTCGGTGAGCTGGTGGCGCGGGGCGAGTTTCGGGAAGATCTCTTCTACCGGCTCAACGTGATCAGCCTGCAGCTGCCGCCGCTGCGGGAGCGGCGGGAAGACATTCCCTTGCTGGTGGAGCATTTTCTCGCCCAGCTTGGCGACGAGCATCGTCGGCCGGGCCTGCGCCTGGCTCCCGAGACCCTGCATGCCCTGGTGCAATACGGGTGGCCGGGGAACGTGCGCCAGCTGAGAAACTCGATCGAGAGGATGGTGCTCCTCGCCCGGGACGAGATCCTGGGCCCCGAACTGCTGCCGGAGGAGTTCCGCCAGGCTTCTCCGGTCTCCGCCCTGCCGTTGCCCGAGGGGCGCACCTTCCAGCACGCCGTCGAGGACTACGAACGCTCCCTGATCCGCTGGGCGCTCGACGAGGGGGGCGGCGTGCAGCGTCGGGCCGCGGAGATCCTGGGCATGAAGCCCTCGACGCTCAGCGAGCGCATGAAGCGCCTGGGGATCCGCTGA
- a CDS encoding ATP-binding protein has product MRRGPRWWPTLLVLGVVVLLVLSAARSWREVRPFLGVDVVRGEDGVFIERVVPGSPAERAGLRPGDRIEEIAGTPVSAWLAAQDRLAGAEPGRPLGLVIERYGQRLPATVSVGAVVEWHGDRILAASVALLFLLGAVAVLLRPRYRRASLVYALWCMAGALVLGVSWSTRAETADWLLFWVDRAARLVFPALWIHLVLSLRSARSSWRRWLPVIYAPAATLLVAEVHLVGFSGALRAEDPVGLVDLLQSRIEIGWIGGGLLAGVLVLALQARRTSRAEQKAQARWLLFGAAAAVLPFAALTWLPRLLGGVEPSWSWIALPLMGLAPALLTRAVMEYRLMDLALFGRRAVAGGLMLGLTVVLFLGLFSLARVLVPFVLVPAGIVPVLLAAVGTAALAPAVRAGVRDLVGRLFYRRRYSFRKALERVARELNAEQHLPRLAEVLERRIGEALDADPVRLLLLTDKARPVEPATGRPVAARIDAPLRRRLEEGEVVTLADLPDAPENLPSLHLAGVQVLVPLRVEGRVIALLAVGPRRHGVLLDSDDLDLLRTVAAHAAAAVAGAQHLGRLREQVTLVERLKSRTEALVEASPIAIVMIDQEGLVRHWNQAAERLLEKRRDDVLERSYVDVLPPALHEQVRQTLYTLSRTRRSFRVRVGQGRLVNLTCSPLGAPSALDGLLLTLDDVTEQVRMEEQLIQQDRLASVGMLAAGVAHEVNTPLTGISSYAQILLEETPAEDPRRPLLEKVVTQADRASRIARGLLSLSRPGGEGALALGPVDLMDLAEETVGLIAPQVRRAGATVTCERPPRPVVAEGDRSRLQQVVMNLLLNALDAVGEGGEITLRAWQERDGMARLEVRDNGVGIPAEARDRIFDPFFTTKDAGAGTGLGLSISYAIVREHAGTLAVDSEPGEGTAVRMLLPLAAVSADRRAV; this is encoded by the coding sequence TTGCGACGGGGCCCGCGCTGGTGGCCGACCCTCCTGGTGCTGGGGGTCGTGGTCCTGCTCGTCCTGTCCGCCGCCAGGTCCTGGCGGGAGGTGAGGCCGTTTCTCGGCGTAGACGTGGTTCGCGGCGAGGACGGTGTTTTCATCGAACGGGTGGTTCCCGGCTCCCCGGCGGAACGGGCGGGCCTGCGGCCGGGGGACCGCATCGAGGAGATCGCCGGCACGCCGGTCAGTGCGTGGCTGGCGGCACAGGATCGCCTGGCCGGGGCCGAACCCGGCCGCCCCCTCGGCCTGGTGATCGAGCGTTACGGCCAGCGACTGCCCGCCACGGTCTCGGTCGGCGCGGTGGTCGAGTGGCACGGGGACCGGATCCTCGCCGCCTCCGTCGCCCTGCTCTTTCTGCTCGGTGCCGTGGCGGTGCTCCTGCGGCCCCGCTACCGGCGGGCCAGCCTGGTCTACGCCCTGTGGTGCATGGCCGGCGCCCTCGTTCTCGGGGTGAGCTGGTCGACCCGGGCCGAGACGGCTGACTGGCTGCTCTTCTGGGTCGACCGGGCGGCACGGCTGGTTTTCCCCGCCCTGTGGATTCATCTCGTGCTTTCGCTGCGCTCCGCCCGGTCGTCCTGGCGACGCTGGCTGCCGGTGATCTACGCGCCCGCGGCGACACTGCTGGTGGCGGAGGTGCATCTGGTGGGATTCAGCGGTGCCTTGCGGGCCGAGGATCCCGTGGGGCTGGTCGACCTGCTTCAGTCCCGGATCGAGATCGGCTGGATCGGCGGCGGCCTGCTCGCGGGAGTCCTGGTGCTGGCGCTGCAGGCCCGGCGCACGTCCCGGGCCGAGCAGAAGGCCCAGGCCCGCTGGCTGCTCTTCGGCGCGGCGGCGGCGGTCCTGCCCTTCGCCGCCCTGACCTGGTTGCCACGGTTGCTCGGCGGGGTCGAGCCCTCCTGGTCCTGGATCGCCCTGCCCTTGATGGGGCTGGCGCCGGCGCTGCTGACGCGGGCGGTGATGGAATACCGGCTGATGGACCTGGCGCTTTTCGGGCGCCGAGCCGTTGCCGGGGGCCTGATGCTGGGTCTGACCGTGGTGCTCTTCCTCGGTCTGTTCAGCCTGGCGCGGGTGCTGGTGCCCTTCGTGCTGGTGCCGGCGGGAATCGTCCCGGTGCTGCTGGCGGCCGTGGGAACCGCGGCACTGGCGCCTGCCGTGCGAGCCGGTGTGCGCGACCTGGTGGGCCGCCTGTTCTACAGGCGGCGCTACAGCTTCCGCAAGGCTCTCGAGCGTGTGGCGCGGGAACTCAATGCCGAGCAGCACCTGCCCCGGCTGGCGGAGGTGCTCGAGCGGCGTATCGGTGAAGCGCTCGATGCCGATCCCGTACGCCTGCTGCTGTTGACAGACAAAGCGCGGCCGGTCGAACCGGCCACCGGACGCCCGGTGGCCGCGCGCATCGACGCTCCCCTCCGCCGACGGCTGGAAGAGGGAGAAGTGGTGACCCTGGCGGACCTGCCCGACGCTCCGGAGAATCTCCCCAGCCTGCACCTGGCGGGAGTCCAGGTGCTCGTTCCCTTGCGGGTGGAGGGTCGGGTGATCGCCCTTTTGGCGGTGGGGCCGCGGCGTCACGGCGTGCTCCTCGATTCCGACGACCTGGACCTGCTGCGCACGGTGGCCGCCCACGCGGCGGCGGCCGTGGCGGGAGCCCAGCATCTCGGCCGACTTCGCGAGCAGGTGACCCTCGTCGAGCGCCTGAAATCGCGCACCGAGGCGCTGGTGGAGGCCAGCCCGATCGCCATCGTGATGATCGACCAGGAAGGGTTGGTGCGGCACTGGAACCAGGCCGCGGAACGTCTGTTGGAAAAGCGTCGGGACGATGTGCTCGAACGGTCCTACGTGGACGTGCTGCCCCCGGCGCTGCACGAGCAGGTCCGCCAGACCCTCTACACCCTCAGTCGCACGCGCCGGTCGTTCCGGGTGCGGGTGGGGCAGGGGCGGCTGGTCAACCTCACCTGCTCCCCCCTGGGGGCGCCCTCCGCTCTCGATGGGCTGCTGCTGACCCTCGACGACGTCACCGAGCAGGTGAGGATGGAAGAGCAACTGATCCAGCAGGACCGCCTGGCGTCGGTGGGCATGCTGGCTGCGGGAGTGGCCCACGAGGTGAACACGCCCCTGACCGGGATCTCCTCCTACGCCCAGATCCTGCTCGAAGAAACACCCGCGGAGGATCCCCGCAGGCCCCTGCTGGAGAAGGTGGTCACCCAGGCCGACCGGGCCTCGCGGATCGCCCGGGGTTTGCTGAGTCTCTCCCGGCCCGGCGGGGAGGGCGCCCTGGCCCTCGGTCCCGTGGACCTGATGGACCTGGCCGAAGAGACCGTTGGCCTGATCGCGCCCCAGGTGCGCCGGGCCGGAGCCACGGTCACCTGCGAACGGCCGCCTCGGCCCGTGGTGGCCGAGGGAGACCGGTCGAGGTTGCAGCAGGTGGTGATGAACTTGCTGCTCAACGCTCTCGATGCGGTGGGCGAGGGGGGCGAGATCACCCTCCGGGCCTGGCAGGAGCGTGACGGCATGGCCCGCCTCGAGGTTCGGGACAACGGCGTGGGCATCCCCGCCGAGGCCCGCGACAGAATCTTCGATCCTTTCTTCACCACCAAGGATGCCGGCGCCGGGACGGGACTCGGGCTGTCGATCAGCTACGCCATCGTGCGCGAACACGCCGGTACCCTGGCCGTGGACAGCGAACCGGGCGAGGGCACGGCCGTTCGCATGCTCCTGCCGCTGGCCGCGGTCTCCGCGGATCGCCGCGCCGTCTGA
- a CDS encoding carboxypeptidase-like regulatory domain-containing protein, with amino-acid sequence MEAAEYEGAVTHRRPVGPSRSGRRFLRVALIVLLLGAAPVLAVGGAPRGRVLRGVAVDPAGHRLAGVEIVLTSERAGTRTDSGPLTVRSDAKGRFALAGLTPGSYRIVAVKGGYSVLVGKVDTLVRDFLEIILQPSGPPAPPGSRPRGSAWALRLPQRDRLETRGAAAASAAGDGTAGAEPARSPLLFEWQRAWTDDGSGSAQGMVAALSGEVPIEDFGRFAVSFRRRAVGEAGGLRDTGDVVVASWRPEPGVGTGIPTIEVTTLGRKRRSLPDGAASGGGFGQRQLGLRADWSVLRPGRLVEASVEAGLARGSEDYGGGPGEDEALESEFSARRLAARVSVRSGWARDHELEGQLEVVRAAGGVADDPLGRPAAVVPFADRSGGGSLETLHGDTLDLRLADAWTPASRWELASRWRVMQVGGSRSALRMAASVGATYRPAPGWELAGEVGVARGERQPEGQSWRLALSHHRGPWTLSLEGSETRGLPAWEETPSAGPPTPLLLTERSAHLRRTRARADWVGPRGWPSVAFQAERIDASGRLAAGWSGAFPLAAVVDDADACGESLQVLVDSPATGTFVSIGWARVEDGASGVLLEGAAAWQRRAFRLRQRLPAGDRTWAWHLMVNVEEGAFIDPPADSDLPKGRLALVDQRRISGGVAVAF; translated from the coding sequence ATGGAGGCCGCAGAATATGAAGGCGCTGTGACGCATCGCCGGCCCGTCGGCCCTTCCCGTTCCGGCCGACGCTTCCTCCGGGTGGCTCTGATCGTTCTCCTGCTGGGGGCCGCGCCGGTGCTCGCCGTCGGCGGGGCGCCCCGCGGACGCGTCCTGCGGGGCGTGGCCGTCGATCCCGCCGGCCACCGCCTTGCCGGGGTGGAGATCGTCCTGACCAGCGAACGGGCGGGAACCCGGACGGATTCCGGGCCGTTGACGGTGCGCAGCGATGCGAAGGGCCGTTTCGCCCTCGCGGGCCTGACCCCGGGCTCCTATCGCATCGTTGCGGTCAAGGGGGGGTACTCGGTCCTGGTGGGCAAGGTCGATACCCTCGTGCGGGACTTCCTCGAGATCATCCTCCAGCCCTCCGGGCCGCCGGCTCCTCCCGGCTCCCGCCCCCGCGGGTCGGCCTGGGCGCTGCGGCTGCCTCAGCGCGATCGTCTCGAGACCCGTGGCGCGGCGGCGGCTTCGGCCGCCGGCGACGGGACCGCCGGGGCTGAGCCGGCTCGTTCCCCCCTGCTCTTCGAATGGCAGCGGGCGTGGACCGACGACGGCTCCGGGAGCGCCCAGGGCATGGTCGCCGCCCTCTCCGGGGAGGTGCCCATCGAGGATTTCGGGCGTTTCGCCGTCAGCTTCCGCCGTCGGGCGGTGGGGGAGGCCGGTGGCCTGCGGGACACCGGCGACGTGGTCGTCGCCTCGTGGCGGCCGGAGCCGGGCGTGGGAACGGGGATTCCCACCATCGAAGTCACGACCCTGGGGCGGAAGCGACGGAGCCTGCCCGATGGAGCCGCCTCCGGCGGCGGCTTCGGTCAGCGGCAATTGGGGCTTCGCGCAGACTGGTCCGTGTTGCGGCCGGGTCGCCTGGTCGAGGCCAGCGTGGAGGCCGGGCTGGCCCGCGGCTCGGAGGATTACGGTGGGGGCCCGGGCGAAGACGAGGCTCTCGAGTCTGAATTCTCGGCGCGGCGCCTGGCCGCTCGTGTCAGTGTCCGCAGCGGCTGGGCCCGGGATCACGAGTTGGAAGGACAACTCGAAGTGGTGCGTGCGGCGGGGGGGGTGGCGGACGATCCCCTCGGTCGACCGGCGGCGGTCGTTCCCTTCGCCGACCGTTCCGGCGGGGGGAGCCTCGAGACCCTGCACGGCGATACCCTCGATCTGCGCCTGGCCGATGCCTGGACTCCCGCGAGCCGTTGGGAGCTGGCTTCCCGCTGGCGCGTGATGCAGGTCGGCGGGAGCCGTTCCGCTCTCCGCATGGCGGCTTCGGTGGGAGCCACCTACCGTCCGGCGCCCGGCTGGGAACTCGCCGGGGAGGTGGGTGTCGCCCGGGGTGAGCGGCAGCCTGAGGGGCAGAGCTGGCGGCTGGCTCTCTCGCACCACCGGGGCCCGTGGACCCTGAGCCTGGAGGGCTCGGAGACCCGGGGCCTGCCGGCGTGGGAAGAGACACCGTCGGCCGGTCCCCCGACCCCGTTGCTGTTGACCGAGCGGTCGGCTCACCTGAGGCGGACCCGGGCCCGGGCCGACTGGGTCGGCCCGCGGGGGTGGCCGTCGGTGGCCTTCCAGGCCGAGCGCATCGACGCCAGCGGTCGCCTGGCCGCCGGCTGGTCGGGCGCCTTTCCCCTGGCCGCCGTGGTGGATGACGCCGATGCCTGCGGCGAGAGCCTGCAGGTCCTCGTCGATTCTCCCGCCACGGGAACTTTCGTCTCCATCGGCTGGGCGCGGGTGGAGGACGGCGCGTCCGGCGTCCTGCTCGAGGGTGCCGCCGCCTGGCAACGGCGGGCTTTTCGCCTCAGGCAGCGCTTGCCCGCGGGAGACCGGACCTGGGCCTGGCACTTGATGGTGAACGTGGAGGAGGGGGCTTTCATCGACCCGCCCGCCGATTCCGACCTCCCCAAGGGCCGCCTGGCCCTGGTGGACCAGCGGCGTATCTCCGGCGGCGTGGCGGTCGCTTTCTAG
- a CDS encoding ABC transporter ATP-binding protein, whose product MSAHSMPPPETPALQIRDLVRRFGAITALDHVNLEVPRGAFFALVGSNGAGKSTTVRILTGLLAADGGSVRVLGENPRRAGTAFRQRIGVVPDFPVLYDVLSPRENIVRLGALRGLARNEAERRLEEVAGALALGEHLDQPVRALSQGTRKKAALAAALIHGPSLLFLDEPFEGIDPVAARGIRNMLEDLRRRGVTIFLTSHVLPLVESLATHVAVIDEGRVRIDGALADVKGSHDTLERAIVETLGVPPEVPDMEWYLP is encoded by the coding sequence ATGAGCGCCCACTCGATGCCGCCCCCCGAGACCCCGGCCCTACAGATCCGGGACCTGGTTCGCCGTTTCGGTGCGATCACCGCCCTCGACCACGTGAACCTGGAGGTTCCACGGGGAGCCTTCTTCGCCCTGGTCGGCTCCAACGGCGCCGGCAAATCCACCACCGTCAGGATTCTCACCGGCCTGCTGGCCGCGGACGGGGGCTCGGTTCGGGTGCTGGGCGAAAACCCCCGCCGGGCGGGAACCGCCTTCCGCCAGCGCATCGGGGTGGTCCCGGACTTCCCCGTGCTCTACGACGTGCTCTCCCCCCGCGAGAACATCGTCCGACTCGGCGCCCTGCGGGGCCTGGCCCGGAACGAGGCCGAACGCCGCCTGGAAGAGGTCGCCGGCGCGCTCGCCCTCGGCGAACACCTGGATCAACCGGTGCGCGCCCTCTCCCAGGGCACCCGCAAGAAGGCGGCCCTGGCCGCCGCCCTGATCCACGGCCCTTCGCTGCTCTTTCTCGATGAACCTTTCGAAGGCATCGATCCGGTCGCCGCACGGGGCATCCGCAACATGCTCGAAGACCTGCGCCGGCGGGGCGTGACGATCTTCCTGACTTCCCACGTGCTGCCGCTGGTGGAATCCCTGGCCACCCACGTGGCGGTGATCGACGAGGGACGCGTGCGAATCGACGGGGCCCTGGCCGATGTGAAAGGAAGCCACGACACCCTCGAACGGGCGATTGTCGAAACTCTCGGCGTTCCGCCCGAGGTACCGGACATGGAGTGGTACCTGCCATGA
- a CDS encoding hydroxymethylglutaryl-CoA synthase, which produces MEVGIVGYGAYVPRHRIKVEEIAKVWGADAPTYKKGLMLREKSVPSPDQDVITMSVEAARHALTRAGIDPRQIGAIYIGSESHPYAVKPSGTIVADAIGASPDLHCADFEFACKAGSEGMFVALSLVKAGEMDYALGIGADTSQGAPGDALEYSAAAGAAAFIMGREKILAVCEHTYSYTTDTPDFWRREYQHYPRHAGRFTGEPAYFQHLLSCARNLMEKSGTTPEDFQYAVFHQPNGKFPMRAAKILGFPREKIEQGWLAPTLGNTYSGSSPMGLSAVLDVARPGDRILMCSYGSGSGSDGFIFRVTEAITAVQKAAPQTREQLENNPIYIDYGTYAKFRGKIRKLEA; this is translated from the coding sequence ATGGAAGTCGGAATCGTCGGATACGGCGCCTACGTGCCCCGACACCGGATCAAGGTGGAAGAAATCGCCAAGGTCTGGGGCGCGGACGCACCCACCTACAAGAAGGGTCTGATGCTGCGGGAGAAATCGGTTCCCTCGCCGGACCAGGATGTCATCACCATGTCGGTCGAAGCGGCGCGCCACGCCCTGACCCGGGCGGGTATCGATCCGCGACAGATCGGAGCGATCTACATCGGCTCCGAGTCTCACCCCTACGCCGTCAAGCCCAGCGGCACGATCGTCGCGGACGCCATCGGAGCCTCGCCGGACCTGCACTGCGCGGACTTCGAGTTCGCCTGCAAGGCGGGCAGCGAGGGCATGTTCGTCGCCCTCTCGCTGGTCAAGGCCGGCGAGATGGACTACGCCCTGGGCATCGGGGCCGACACCTCCCAGGGTGCCCCCGGTGACGCCCTCGAGTACTCGGCGGCCGCGGGTGCAGCGGCGTTCATCATGGGACGGGAGAAGATCCTCGCCGTCTGCGAACACACCTACTCCTACACGACGGACACGCCGGATTTCTGGAGGCGCGAGTACCAGCACTATCCCCGCCATGCAGGCCGCTTCACGGGCGAGCCGGCCTACTTCCAGCACCTGCTCTCCTGCGCCCGCAACCTGATGGAAAAATCCGGCACCACCCCCGAGGATTTCCAGTACGCCGTCTTCCACCAGCCCAACGGCAAGTTCCCCATGCGGGCGGCGAAGATCCTGGGCTTCCCCAGGGAGAAGATCGAGCAGGGCTGGCTGGCGCCGACTCTCGGGAACACCTATTCCGGCTCCTCGCCGATGGGCCTGTCCGCGGTGCTCGACGTGGCCCGACCCGGCGACCGGATCCTGATGTGCAGCTATGGATCGGGCTCCGGCAGCGACGGGTTCATCTTCCGCGTCACCGAGGCCATCACCGCGGTCCAGAAGGCCGCGCCCCAGACCCGGGAGCAACTCGAAAACAACCCGATCTACATCGATTACGGCACCTACGCCAAGTTCCGCGGCAAGATCCGCAAGCTCGAAGCCTGA
- a CDS encoding thiolase domain-containing protein — MRDVAVIGVGMNKWGELWELSHRDIWTTAALDAIDDAGVDHVDAMYVGCMSGGLFVGQEHLGAMLADQLGMGPIPGTRVESACASGGLALRQAYLAVASGEHEIVLASGVEKMTDVDGAAATYALSTAADQEYECFHGLTFPGLYAMMARAHMQRYGTTIEQLAHVASKNHANGARNPNAQFPMKVTPEQVLASPMVADPLRLLDCSPITDGAAAVVLVPLEMARKLSDGPLVRIAASAHATDTMALADRAEISALESTARAARQAYKAAGIGPEDLSFCEVHDCFTIAEVMVIEALGLVEKGQGGQAAVSGLTALDGRRPVNPSGGLKSKGHPVGATGIAQVCEVAEQFRGGAGERQLKSPRWALTQNMGGTGASSVIHIFERVG; from the coding sequence ATGCGAGACGTAGCAGTCATCGGCGTGGGAATGAACAAGTGGGGCGAGCTGTGGGAGCTTTCCCATCGTGACATCTGGACCACCGCAGCCCTCGATGCCATCGACGACGCCGGCGTGGATCATGTCGACGCGATGTACGTCGGCTGCATGAGCGGCGGCCTGTTCGTGGGCCAGGAACACCTGGGCGCCATGCTGGCCGACCAGCTCGGCATGGGACCGATCCCCGGAACCCGGGTCGAGTCGGCCTGCGCTTCGGGAGGACTGGCCTTGCGCCAGGCCTATCTGGCCGTGGCCTCCGGCGAACACGAGATCGTCCTGGCCAGTGGCGTGGAGAAGATGACCGACGTGGACGGCGCCGCCGCCACCTACGCCCTTTCCACCGCCGCGGATCAAGAATACGAGTGCTTCCACGGCCTGACCTTCCCCGGCCTCTACGCGATGATGGCCCGGGCCCACATGCAGCGTTACGGAACGACTATCGAGCAACTGGCCCACGTGGCATCGAAGAATCACGCCAACGGCGCCAGGAACCCCAACGCCCAGTTCCCGATGAAAGTCACCCCCGAGCAGGTGCTGGCCTCCCCGATGGTGGCCGATCCCCTGCGCCTGCTGGACTGCTCGCCGATCACCGACGGAGCGGCGGCGGTGGTCCTGGTACCGCTCGAGATGGCGCGCAAGCTCTCGGACGGTCCGCTGGTGCGCATCGCCGCCTCGGCCCACGCCACCGATACCATGGCCCTGGCGGACCGCGCAGAGATCTCGGCGCTCGAGTCCACGGCGCGGGCGGCCCGCCAGGCCTACAAGGCCGCCGGCATCGGGCCCGAGGATCTCTCCTTCTGCGAGGTCCACGACTGCTTCACCATCGCCGAGGTGATGGTGATCGAGGCCCTCGGGCTGGTGGAAAAGGGCCAGGGCGGCCAGGCGGCGGTCAGCGGCTTGACCGCCCTCGACGGACGGCGTCCGGTCAACCCCTCGGGGGGCCTGAAATCCAAGGGCCACCCGGTGGGAGCCACCGGCATCGCCCAGGTCTGCGAGGTGGCCGAACAGTTCCGTGGCGGCGCCGGTGAGCGCCAACTCAAATCTCCCCGCTGGGCCCTGACGCAGAACATGGGCGGTACGGGTGCCAGTTCCGTGATCCATATCTTCGAGCGGGTCGGTTAG
- a CDS encoding Zn-ribbon domain-containing OB-fold protein has protein sequence MIGSARSWREKPQRYRYEAAKCSGCGKVFFPPRVICDKCRGREFETQVLAGSGEIETYTVIHIAPSGFTDEAPYAVAVIRLDDGVRITAQVADCKPEDLQVGARVRREFRKVAEDGASGVIHYGYKFVPEN, from the coding sequence ATGATCGGAAGTGCCAGAAGCTGGAGGGAGAAACCCCAGCGCTATCGTTACGAGGCCGCCAAGTGCAGCGGCTGCGGCAAGGTCTTCTTTCCGCCCCGGGTGATCTGCGACAAGTGCCGTGGGCGGGAGTTCGAAACCCAGGTCCTGGCGGGCAGCGGTGAAATCGAAACCTATACCGTGATCCACATCGCCCCCAGCGGCTTCACCGACGAGGCCCCCTACGCCGTGGCGGTGATCAGACTCGACGATGGCGTGCGCATCACCGCCCAGGTCGCCGACTGCAAGCCCGAAGACCTCCAGGTCGGCGCCCGGGTGCGCCGGGAGTTCCGCAAGGTGGCCGAGGATGGCGCGTCCGGCGTGATCCACTACGGATACAAGTTCGTCCCTGAAAACTGA